Genomic window (Jeotgalibacillus haloalkalitolerans):
TAAAAGCGGTGTCGGTAAAAGTGAAACGGCTCTTGAGCTTGTGAAGCGTGGACATCGTCTGGTGGCGGATGACAGTGTTGAAATTCGCCAGGAGGATACTGATACGTTAATCGGTTCTTCACCTGAGCTGATTGAGCACTTATTAGAGATCAGAGGACTTGGCATTATTAATGTCATGACGCTTTTCGGGGCTGGTGCAGTACGCAGTCATAAGCGGGTGACACTTGTGATTGACCTTGAGATCTGGGATAAGACAAAGCAATACGATCGTCTTGGTCTGGATGAAGAGACGATGAGAATTATTGATACGGATCTGACAAAAATTACGCTGCCGGTTAGACCTGGTCGAAACCTGGCTGTCATTATTGAAGTAGCTGCGATGAATTTCCGTCTGAAAAGAATGGGAATGAATGCAGCAGAGCAATTTTCAAACCGTCTGAATGACATTATTGTTGACGGGGACCATGACGATATTTAATCAGGAGGCTACATTATGATGTTATTAACAGCCCAGCCGATCGATCCGGTTGCTTTCAGCTTCGGACCGCTCAGTGTGGCGTGGTATGGACTGATTATCGGAACTGGCATTGTACTTGGTTACCTGCTTGCGAATCGTGAAGCAGACAGACTTGGTATGCCAAAGGATATGTTTGCTGACCTTTTGATCTGGGCAGTGCCGATTGCGATTATCAGTGCGAGAATTTATTATGTGATTTTTCAGTGGGATTATTTTTCCCAGAATCCCGGGGAAATTGTTGCGATCTGGAACGGCGGGATTGCCATTCACGGCGCGCTGATCGGTTCAGTGGCAACCGGATTTGTTTTTGCGAAACGAAAAGGTCTTTCATTCTGGAAGATTGTTGATATTGCAGCACCAAGTATTATCTTAGGACAGATGCTTGGGCGATGGGGGAACTTTATTAACCAGGAAGCGCACGGTGGCGAAGTGTCACGCAGTTTTCTGGAAGGATTAATGATTCCGGAGTGGATCATTAATCAGATGTACATTGAAGTAAACGGAAGCTTTGCCTATTACCATCCGACATTTTTATATGAATCTGTCTGGAATTTTATTGGCTTAATCCTTTTACTTTTACTGCGGAAAGTAAATCCGCTCAGAGGAGAAATCTTTTTAAGCTATGTGATCTGGTATTCAATCGGCCGTGCGTTTGTAGAAGGGCTGCGAACTGACAGTCTGATGCTGACTGAAACGATCCGTGTGGCACAGGCCATTTCAATTCTGTTAGTGATCGTTGCAGTCGGTCTGATTCTTTATCGGAGATTTGGGCAGGGGATTAAAACGCGTTACGCTGATAAACGAAATTAGGTGAATGGAATGACTCAACAGACGTTCAAAGACGGCTTAAAGGCAGGTCTGAATACAACGTGGACACTCGGGAAAATTATTTTTCCGATTACATTTATCATTACGGTTCTTCAGTTTACACCTGTATTGCCGTTTATCACGGAACTGATTGCACCGTTTATGGGGCTGTTTGGTCTCAGTGGTGAGGCAGCGGTTCCGCTCGTTTTAGGGAATCTGTTAAATTTATATGCCGGAATCGCCGGGATTTTATCGCTGGAAATGACGGTTAAAGAAGTATTTATCATAGCAGTCATGCTTTCTTTTTCTCACAACCTGTTAATAGAAACAGGTGTTGCGCTGAAGGTGGGCGTGAAGCTGTGGGTGATTCTGCTTGTGAGACTTGGACTTGCATTCACTTCTGCAATCGTGATTAATCTTGTATGGAGCGGCGGAGGAGAAATTGCGCAGTATGGCATGGTGCCTGTCAGTGAGCCGGATGTGAGCGGATGGGGTTCAATCATCCTGCTCGGACTGGAAAAAGCAGCATTTGGTATTTTACAGCTTGCGATGATCGTGATTCCACTGATGATTGTGATTCAAATTATGCGTGATCTGAAATGGCTTGATGTATTTTCACGCTGGATGGCGCCGGTTACACGAGGCCTTGGTATGCGGGAAAATACATCAATGACACTGGTTGCAGGTCTGACGATCGGACTTGCGTACGGTGCAGGCGTCATGATTAAAGCAGTGCAGGAGGAC
Coding sequences:
- the hprK gene encoding HPr(Ser) kinase/phosphatase → MAKVTTNEIIEKFKMELVSGEEGIHRPITTSDISRPGLEMAGYFSYYPAERIQLLGRTEMSFYELLSTDEKKDRMRQLCTDNTPGIILSRDIEVPKELIEASELSQVPVMRTPVKTTRFSSRLTNFLESKLAPTTALHGVLVDIYGVGVLITGKSGVGKSETALELVKRGHRLVADDSVEIRQEDTDTLIGSSPELIEHLLEIRGLGIINVMTLFGAGAVRSHKRVTLVIDLEIWDKTKQYDRLGLDEETMRIIDTDLTKITLPVRPGRNLAVIIEVAAMNFRLKRMGMNAAEQFSNRLNDIIVDGDHDDI
- the lgt gene encoding prolipoprotein diacylglyceryl transferase, with the translated sequence MLLTAQPIDPVAFSFGPLSVAWYGLIIGTGIVLGYLLANREADRLGMPKDMFADLLIWAVPIAIISARIYYVIFQWDYFSQNPGEIVAIWNGGIAIHGALIGSVATGFVFAKRKGLSFWKIVDIAAPSIILGQMLGRWGNFINQEAHGGEVSRSFLEGLMIPEWIINQMYIEVNGSFAYYHPTFLYESVWNFIGLILLLLLRKVNPLRGEIFLSYVIWYSIGRAFVEGLRTDSLMLTETIRVAQAISILLVIVAVGLILYRRFGQGIKTRYADKRN
- a CDS encoding nucleoside recognition domain-containing protein, with the translated sequence MTQQTFKDGLKAGLNTTWTLGKIIFPITFIITVLQFTPVLPFITELIAPFMGLFGLSGEAAVPLVLGNLLNLYAGIAGILSLEMTVKEVFIIAVMLSFSHNLLIETGVALKVGVKLWVILLVRLGLAFTSAIVINLVWSGGGEIAQYGMVPVSEPDVSGWGSIILLGLEKAAFGILQLAMIVIPLMIVIQIMRDLKWLDVFSRWMAPVTRGLGMRENTSMTLVAGLTIGLAYGAGVMIKAVQEDGVSKKDATLAFIFLVACHAIVEDTLIFIPLGIPILPLLLIRVITAILLTITVAAIWNRAERREPSYEQTH